A window of the Chaetodon trifascialis isolate fChaTrf1 chromosome 9, fChaTrf1.hap1, whole genome shotgun sequence genome harbors these coding sequences:
- the septin4b gene encoding septin 4b isoform X1, producing the protein MEDSDHEVHSSSDEQDSCHGSPNHSRDHDAEQHSGQASDDSEVENIMQDPHHPGGHDHHHHDHKHHHHHGHEPHDADRDAEGEDRHHTPSYLRPPVAGRAQSDSGSDPSLPQSRSVEFDMSSPVSPSRPKSPWGLFDPYNNNEDQDKEYVGFATLPNQVHRKSVKKGFDFTLMVAGESGLGKSTLVNSLFLTDLYKDRKLLNAEERITQTVEITKHTVDIEEKGVKLKLTIVDTPGFGDAVNNTECWKSVADYIDQQFEQYFRDESGLNRKNIQDNRVHCCLYFISPFGHGLRPLDVEFMKALHEKVNIVPILAKADTLTPSEVKKKKIKIREEIEQYGIKIYQFPDCDSDEDEDFKQQDSELKESIPFAVIGSNTVVEAKGKRVRGRLYPWGIVEVENSAHCDFVKLRNMLVRTHMQDLKDVTRETHYENYRAHCIQSMTRMVVKERNRNKLTRESGTDFPIPVAPGVADSETEKLIREKDEELRRMQEMLERIQDQMHTQKDAY; encoded by the exons ATGGAGGACAGTGACCACGAGGTTCACTCTTCATCAGATGAGCAGGACTCCTGCCATGGCTCCCCTAATCACAGCAGGGACCATGATGCTGAACAG CATTCAGGCCAAGCTTCAGACGACTCAGAGGTGGAGAACATTATGCAAGACCCTCACCACCCAGGAGGGCatgaccaccaccaccatgacCACAAGCACCACCACCATCATGGCCATGAGCCTCATGATGCAGACAGGGACGCTGAGGGCGAAGACCGCCACCACACCCCGTCATATTTGCGGCCCCCCGTGGCTGGTAGGGCGCAGTCAGATTCAGGTTCAGACCCCAGTTTACCGCAGAGCAGAAGTGTGGAGTTTGACATGTCGTCCCCCGTCAGTCCCTCCAGGCCCAAGAGTCCCTGGGGTCTCTTTGATCCGTACAACAATAATGAG GACCAGGACAAGGAATATGTGGGTTTTGCGACACTGCCAAACCAGGTGCACCGCAAGTCAGTCAAGAAGGGATTTGATTTCACACTCATGGTGGCAG GGGAGTCTGGCCTGGGGAAGTCCACCCTGGTCAACAGTCTCTTTCTCACAGATCTTTACAAAGATAGGAAGCTGCTCAATGCTGAAG AGCGAATCACACAAACAGTAGAAATCACTAAACACACAGTGGATATAGAAGAGAAAGGTGTCAAACTGAAGCTTACCATCGTGGACACCCCTGGGTTTGGGGATGCTGTAAACAACACTGAATG CTGGAAGTCAGTGGCTGACTACATCGACCAGCAGTTTGAGCAGTACTTCAGGGACGAGAGTGGCCTCAACCGCAAGAACATCCAGGACAACCGCGTACACTGCTGCCTCTATTTCATCTCTCCCTTCGGTCATGG ACTCCGGCCTTTGGATGTGGAGTTTATGAAAGCTCTGCATGAGAAGGTTAACATCGTCCCCATTTTGGCCAAAGCAGACACACTCACCCCCAGTGAagtcaagaaaaagaaaatcaag ATCAGAGAGGAGATTGAGCAGTATGGGATCAAGATATACCAGTTCCCCGACTGTGACTCTGACGAAGATGAGGATTTcaagcagcaggacagtgagcTGAAG GAAAGCATTCCCTTTGCAGTAATTGGCAGCAACACAGTGGTGGAGGCCAAAGGGAAGCGGGTACGAGGCCGTCTCTACCCCTGGGGCATCGTAGAGG TGGAGAACTCGGCTCATTGTGATTTTGTGAAGCTGAGGAACATGCTCGTTCGCACACATATGCAAGATCTGAAGGACGTGACCCGAGAGACTCACTACGAGAACTACAGGGCCCACTGCATCCAGAGCATGACCCGCATGGTGGTGAAGGAACGCAACCGCAA TAAACTAACCAGGGAAAGCGGCACAGACTTCCCTATCCCTGTGGCACCCGGAGTGGCTGACAGCGAGACAGAAAAGCTCATCCGAGAGAAAGACGAGGAG TTGCGGCGGATGCAGGAGATGCTGGAGAGGATCCAGGATCAAATGCACACTCAGAAAGATGCCTATTAA
- the septin4b gene encoding septin 4b isoform X2, whose product MAANAETNSDTEDQDKEYVGFATLPNQVHRKSVKKGFDFTLMVAGESGLGKSTLVNSLFLTDLYKDRKLLNAEERITQTVEITKHTVDIEEKGVKLKLTIVDTPGFGDAVNNTECWKSVADYIDQQFEQYFRDESGLNRKNIQDNRVHCCLYFISPFGHGLRPLDVEFMKALHEKVNIVPILAKADTLTPSEVKKKKIKIREEIEQYGIKIYQFPDCDSDEDEDFKQQDSELKESIPFAVIGSNTVVEAKGKRVRGRLYPWGIVEVENSAHCDFVKLRNMLVRTHMQDLKDVTRETHYENYRAHCIQSMTRMVVKERNRNKLTRESGTDFPIPVAPGVADSETEKLIREKDEELRRMQEMLERIQDQMHTQKDAY is encoded by the exons GACCAGGACAAGGAATATGTGGGTTTTGCGACACTGCCAAACCAGGTGCACCGCAAGTCAGTCAAGAAGGGATTTGATTTCACACTCATGGTGGCAG GGGAGTCTGGCCTGGGGAAGTCCACCCTGGTCAACAGTCTCTTTCTCACAGATCTTTACAAAGATAGGAAGCTGCTCAATGCTGAAG AGCGAATCACACAAACAGTAGAAATCACTAAACACACAGTGGATATAGAAGAGAAAGGTGTCAAACTGAAGCTTACCATCGTGGACACCCCTGGGTTTGGGGATGCTGTAAACAACACTGAATG CTGGAAGTCAGTGGCTGACTACATCGACCAGCAGTTTGAGCAGTACTTCAGGGACGAGAGTGGCCTCAACCGCAAGAACATCCAGGACAACCGCGTACACTGCTGCCTCTATTTCATCTCTCCCTTCGGTCATGG ACTCCGGCCTTTGGATGTGGAGTTTATGAAAGCTCTGCATGAGAAGGTTAACATCGTCCCCATTTTGGCCAAAGCAGACACACTCACCCCCAGTGAagtcaagaaaaagaaaatcaag ATCAGAGAGGAGATTGAGCAGTATGGGATCAAGATATACCAGTTCCCCGACTGTGACTCTGACGAAGATGAGGATTTcaagcagcaggacagtgagcTGAAG GAAAGCATTCCCTTTGCAGTAATTGGCAGCAACACAGTGGTGGAGGCCAAAGGGAAGCGGGTACGAGGCCGTCTCTACCCCTGGGGCATCGTAGAGG TGGAGAACTCGGCTCATTGTGATTTTGTGAAGCTGAGGAACATGCTCGTTCGCACACATATGCAAGATCTGAAGGACGTGACCCGAGAGACTCACTACGAGAACTACAGGGCCCACTGCATCCAGAGCATGACCCGCATGGTGGTGAAGGAACGCAACCGCAA TAAACTAACCAGGGAAAGCGGCACAGACTTCCCTATCCCTGTGGCACCCGGAGTGGCTGACAGCGAGACAGAAAAGCTCATCCGAGAGAAAGACGAGGAG TTGCGGCGGATGCAGGAGATGCTGGAGAGGATCCAGGATCAAATGCACACTCAGAAAGATGCCTATTAA
- the septin4b gene encoding septin 4b isoform X3 encodes MDQDKEYVGFATLPNQVHRKSVKKGFDFTLMVAGESGLGKSTLVNSLFLTDLYKDRKLLNAEERITQTVEITKHTVDIEEKGVKLKLTIVDTPGFGDAVNNTECWKSVADYIDQQFEQYFRDESGLNRKNIQDNRVHCCLYFISPFGHGLRPLDVEFMKALHEKVNIVPILAKADTLTPSEVKKKKIKIREEIEQYGIKIYQFPDCDSDEDEDFKQQDSELKESIPFAVIGSNTVVEAKGKRVRGRLYPWGIVEVENSAHCDFVKLRNMLVRTHMQDLKDVTRETHYENYRAHCIQSMTRMVVKERNRNKLTRESGTDFPIPVAPGVADSETEKLIREKDEELRRMQEMLERIQDQMHTQKDAY; translated from the exons GACCAGGACAAGGAATATGTGGGTTTTGCGACACTGCCAAACCAGGTGCACCGCAAGTCAGTCAAGAAGGGATTTGATTTCACACTCATGGTGGCAG GGGAGTCTGGCCTGGGGAAGTCCACCCTGGTCAACAGTCTCTTTCTCACAGATCTTTACAAAGATAGGAAGCTGCTCAATGCTGAAG AGCGAATCACACAAACAGTAGAAATCACTAAACACACAGTGGATATAGAAGAGAAAGGTGTCAAACTGAAGCTTACCATCGTGGACACCCCTGGGTTTGGGGATGCTGTAAACAACACTGAATG CTGGAAGTCAGTGGCTGACTACATCGACCAGCAGTTTGAGCAGTACTTCAGGGACGAGAGTGGCCTCAACCGCAAGAACATCCAGGACAACCGCGTACACTGCTGCCTCTATTTCATCTCTCCCTTCGGTCATGG ACTCCGGCCTTTGGATGTGGAGTTTATGAAAGCTCTGCATGAGAAGGTTAACATCGTCCCCATTTTGGCCAAAGCAGACACACTCACCCCCAGTGAagtcaagaaaaagaaaatcaag ATCAGAGAGGAGATTGAGCAGTATGGGATCAAGATATACCAGTTCCCCGACTGTGACTCTGACGAAGATGAGGATTTcaagcagcaggacagtgagcTGAAG GAAAGCATTCCCTTTGCAGTAATTGGCAGCAACACAGTGGTGGAGGCCAAAGGGAAGCGGGTACGAGGCCGTCTCTACCCCTGGGGCATCGTAGAGG TGGAGAACTCGGCTCATTGTGATTTTGTGAAGCTGAGGAACATGCTCGTTCGCACACATATGCAAGATCTGAAGGACGTGACCCGAGAGACTCACTACGAGAACTACAGGGCCCACTGCATCCAGAGCATGACCCGCATGGTGGTGAAGGAACGCAACCGCAA TAAACTAACCAGGGAAAGCGGCACAGACTTCCCTATCCCTGTGGCACCCGGAGTGGCTGACAGCGAGACAGAAAAGCTCATCCGAGAGAAAGACGAGGAG TTGCGGCGGATGCAGGAGATGCTGGAGAGGATCCAGGATCAAATGCACACTCAGAAAGATGCCTATTAA